CCCTAATCATTCGGTTGCCGGTTTTTGGGATAAAAGGCTTCAACTCTTTAAATATCCGGGAAATCCATTCTGCAAAGGTAAACGCCTCTGTTTCATACCTTCCTTCCTGAAGGTCGATATGAAACAAATCCTTCATCATAAAATATTTTTTCAAATAAGGCTTTATGCTGAGAAGAGACTCCTCGAGCTTTTTAAGCAGGTCGTTCATACAGATAGCCCGCGCCTCTCTGCTCTGCGTGTCCTTTTCCAGTTCATCATCAAGATACCGCGCATAAACCATGGTGTCATCCAGATTTCCGCTCAGGATATATTCTGCCAGGGCATCGATATAATGTACACTGGAGGGCACCGTTTCGCTGATACTGCAAAGAAAGGTGTAAGCCCGCTCAAAAGAATCCTCCACCTTAGCGTTATCAATTGGCTTTACAATGTAATCAAAGGCACCATTTAAAATACCTTCTCTTGCATATGAAAATTCAGCGTATTCACTCAGCAGAATAACACAGCTGCAAAGCTTCTCCTGTTTGATCTGCTTAAGCAGTGAAATCCCATCAACCATCGGCATCCGGATGTCTGTGAGAACCAGATCAATTTTCTGTTTTCTGAGAAGTTCAAGAGCCTCAAGGCCGTTTGAAGCCTCGCCGCTGATCCTGAATTTTCCATCACATTCCTCCCAATAGGGCATACGCTTCAGCTTTCTTCGAAAAACTTCTCTGTCATCAACGACTAATATGTTGTACATTCTTATTTACCTCTTCATATCACCGGGACCGCTGCCGTCACGCGAAAACAAAAAAGCCCTCAATCATTGATTTCAGGCAGTTTATGGCGGAGAAGGTGGGATTCGAACCCACGTGCCCCGGAAGGCAACCGCATTTCGAGTGCGGCTCGTTATGACCACTTCGATACTTCTCCAGACAATATTTATCTTATAATATCCTAATCCACTTTATCCAAGATGTCAATTCTTTTTTCCTGAAAAAGCATGCGTCCTTTTAAAGATAATTTTCAAGAATACATTGTATAATATTAAAAAATTATTTTATTTCAGCAAAATATAAATCCAGAAGAATGAACGGATAATTAAAATGAAAGAAGGTTCCTGACAATGCTCTATGAATTTAAGCTAAGAACAGACCGTGAAAATATGCACGATATTACGCCTCAGGTTTGGGAGGCCATTCAAAAAAGTGGTATTAAGGATGGCACTGTAACAGTCTTTGCGCCACATACCACAGCCGCCATTACCATCAATGAAAACGCTGACCCGGATGTGGTTCATGATATGCTTATCGGACTGCGCCATACCTATCCCGATCTTCCCGAATACCAGCACGCGGAGGGTAACAGCACAGCCCACTTAAAATCAAGCACCCTTGGTGTAAGCGAGACAATTATGCTGGTGGGCGGCAGTTTACTGCTGGGAACCTGGCAGGATATTTATTTCTGTGAGTTTGATGGTCCTCGAAACCGCCATTTTTATGTACGGATCACAGAAGAAAAATAATGAGACGAACGCTGAGCAGTTTTGTACTGTGTCAGCGTTCGTTTTTTAATACGCGCTATTCCTCCCGTGGTAATTCTGTATCGCTTCCCTGCGCAGTGAGAAACACTGGCAGAACAATTTTGACAGAAAAGCACTTGTTTTTCTTACTCTCAAAAGTTATTTTGCCAGCCATAACGCCCACCACCTTTTTTACAATGAAAAGGCCAAGGCCGTGATTCTGCACAGCGTTCTCCTGCTCGTTTTGGATATAATGGGTGGCGTTTCGGATTTGCTCAAGCTTTTCGGGCCCGGTCCCAATCCCGTTATCCGATATTACCAGCTCCAGATTCTCTGCTCTTTTTTCTAGCTTCACCAGAATGTCACAGCCATCCGGGTTATGCCGGATGCTGTTTTGTATCAGATTGACAAGGGCCCTCTCAAAGAGCCTGGCATCCCCCTTTACCAGACATCCACTGCAGTCGTCACTGTAATCAAAATCAATGGTATACTGCTCTGGAAGACCATTGTTTAAAGTATCGCTGATAACCTGGCGCAGGCATTCCATAACATCTATGGGCTCAAGGCACAGGGGCTGCATTTCATATTCCAGCTTTGACGCCAGGTTCAGATCATTGACCAGTGAACGGATACGCAGGGTTTGATGGCTGATGGTTTCCCCTGCCTGCCGGGTTTCGGTATCATCGCTTGTCTTAAGCCCTTCGGCGTAGCCAAGGATAATGGACAACGGCGTTCGGATATCATGGGATACTCCGGCAATCCAGTTTGCGCGGGCGCTGTCCTTTTTTTTAAGGGCTTCATTTTTTTCTGACAAAATGACCGAGGTCTGATTAATGCTCGCAAACAACTCTGAGAATGCCCCTTTTTCTTTGAGGTTAACCGGACGATCTCTGGATAGTGCCTCTAATCCTGCTACTACATTTTTAACAGGGCGCATCATCAGGGTTCCGCTGATGATATAAATCACCATGATCACCAACAGATTGAGCGCCAGCATAAGAGGCAGAGCCTGGGTAATGGTCTTTTGAAGCACTGGTATGCTGTAATACTTGTCCCCGAGACGCATATAGCTGTCCTTTGGAAAGCCCAAAACCAACAAGCCATTGGGATTTTCCCAGGTAAAGGCCGGGTAGTCTTTCAGGTAATAGCGCGAAAAACCAGCGATATCTGTTGGTTTGAAATGGCTGGGTATTTCCGGCGGCGCGTGGTCACTCCAGATAACGTTACTGGTTACATTGTCAATGAGTATGGCCCAGGCGCCACTCTCTGCAAGCAAGGTTTTTCCCTCCTCCGAAAGCTCAAGTGTACCACTTTCGCTTTTCAGCAGGCCATCGGATACCTTTTCGATAATCGCGCCTGGCGACTCCTTCAGATTTCCAGTTACCGGATGGACTGCGACCGCATAGCCCAAATA
The DNA window shown above is from Eubacterium limosum and carries:
- a CDS encoding response regulator transcription factor encodes the protein MYNILVVDDREVFRRKLKRMPYWEECDGKFRISGEASNGLEALELLRKQKIDLVLTDIRMPMVDGISLLKQIKQEKLCSCVILLSEYAEFSYAREGILNGAFDYIVKPIDNAKVEDSFERAYTFLCSISETVPSSVHYIDALAEYILSGNLDDTMVYARYLDDELEKDTQSREARAICMNDLLKKLEESLLSIKPYLKKYFMMKDLFHIDLQEGRYETEAFTFAEWISRIFKELKPFIPKTGNRMIREMCELALEQPEEKHSLACLANTYFVNQKYLGSLFKQEMKVSFSQYLTFLKMRRAEILLSDKCLKIYEIAEGLGYEDVEYFSRIFKNTTGHSPSSYRENLLRK
- a CDS encoding secondary thiamine-phosphate synthase enzyme YjbQ, with translation MLYEFKLRTDRENMHDITPQVWEAIQKSGIKDGTVTVFAPHTTAAITINENADPDVVHDMLIGLRHTYPDLPEYQHAEGNSTAHLKSSTLGVSETIMLVGGSLLLGTWQDIYFCEFDGPRNRHFYVRITEEK
- a CDS encoding sensor histidine kinase codes for the protein MFKHIRFFFRRYMVLIMLSIVVLFVLNLYLGYAVAVHPVTGNLKESPGAIIEKVSDGLLKSESGTLELSEEGKTLLAESGAWAILIDNVTSNVIWSDHAPPEIPSHFKPTDIAGFSRYYLKDYPAFTWENPNGLLVLGFPKDSYMRLGDKYYSIPVLQKTITQALPLMLALNLLVIMVIYIISGTLMMRPVKNVVAGLEALSRDRPVNLKEKGAFSELFASINQTSVILSEKNEALKKKDSARANWIAGVSHDIRTPLSIILGYAEGLKTSDDTETRQAGETISHQTLRIRSLVNDLNLASKLEYEMQPLCLEPIDVMECLRQVISDTLNNGLPEQYTIDFDYSDDCSGCLVKGDARLFERALVNLIQNSIRHNPDGCDILVKLEKRAENLELVISDNGIGTGPEKLEQIRNATHYIQNEQENAVQNHGLGLFIVKKVVGVMAGKITFESKKNKCFSVKIVLPVFLTAQGSDTELPREE